One part of the Macrobrachium rosenbergii isolate ZJJX-2024 chromosome 3, ASM4041242v1, whole genome shotgun sequence genome encodes these proteins:
- the LOC136850752 gene encoding coiled-coil domain-containing protein 1-like, whose amino-acid sequence MGSSTTSRSSTSNALEVDFEDDLEVDFEDDLEVDFEDVFEDDLEDDIQDELEDDFDYELEEDFEDDIKDDLEVDFEDDLELEDELEEDLEDELEDDFEVDFKDDLEVDFEDDLEVDFEGDLEVYFEDDLEVDFEGDLEVDFDDDLVVDFEDDLPLLALS is encoded by the exons ATGGGCTCAAGTACGACTTCGAGGTCGTCGACCTCGAACGccctcgaggtcgacttcgaggacgacctcgaggtcgacttcgaggacgacctcgaggtcgacttcgaggacgtcttcgaggacgacctcgaggacgACATCCaggacgagctcgaggatgaCTTCGATTACgagctcgaggaagacttcgaggacgacatcaaggacgacctcgaggttgacttcgaggacgacctcgag ctcgaggacgagctcgaggaagacctcgaggacgagctcgaggacgacttcgaggtcGACTtcaaggacgacctcgaggtcgacttcgaggacgaccttgAGGTCGACTTCGAGGGCGACCTCGAGGTCTACTTCGAGGACGACCTTGAGGTCGACTTCGAGggcgacctcgaggtcgacttcgacgACGACCTCgtggtcgacttcgaggacgacctcccaCTCCTAGCTCTCTCCTGA